The Streptomyces uncialis genomic interval GGCCGCCGGACAGGTCCAGCTGGGCGATCGAGTACACGGTGTCGTTGTTGACGGAGACGAACCGTGTGTCGGGAGCGGCGAGCCGGGTGGCGTGAGCGAACCGGTTGAACGGGGTCGGCGGCAGCACGCCCATTCCCACCCGGACGAAGCGGTCCATCATCGACAGACCGCTGACCAGCGGGAACCCATAGACGTACGCGTCGGCCGCCAGGGACTCCAACTCGTCGGACATGGCCGCTCCCTCCAGCTCACGGCACCGGGGCCCGTGCCGCCGGCCGCCGTGGGCGGTCCGCCCGGCGTACCGGGCGGACCCGCCGCGGAGCGTGCCGGACACCGCCCGGCCGCCCCGCGGACAACGGGGTGGACGCTAGAGCACCCGCTCCTCGCGGCCCGCCCCGCTGCACAGCGCCCAGATCACGAAGATGCCGATGGCGATGGAGATGAGCGCCCACAGCGGCAGGTACGGCAGCCACATGAAGTTGAGGACGACGCTCAGCGCGGCCAGTCCGACACCCGTGGCACGCGCCCAGTCGGCGCCCTTCAGGATGCCGTAGCCGACGATCGCGACGAGCACGCCCAGCACGATGTGGATCCAGCCCCAGCTGGTCAGGCTGAACCCGAAGACGTAGTCGCCGACCCGCGCGTACACATCGTCCTTGGCGAGCGCCGCGATGCCGTTGAGGACCGACAGCACACCGGAGACGATCATCAGTACCCCGGCGAAGACGGTTCCGCCGGTGATCCAGCTGTCGCGGCGGTGGTCGGGCCGGTCCGTCCGCGGGGTGCCCGCGGGCGGGGGTGTCGTGCTGCTCATGGGGTTCTCCCGTCGGAACGCGGTCCCTCGGTGCTGAGCGGCGGGCCTCGGACCGCCAAGGAACCGGTGCCCCGAGCGTGTGCCGTACGGAGCGCCACGGCGAACCGAGTACGGCCGAACGGGTGAAACTTAGGCTTGCCTAACCTAGGGTGTCCCGCGAGACGTCCGCAGCGACGAAGAGGTGAGCACCGTGCCCGACACGCACCCCGCCTCCCCCTCGGGGGAACCCAAGCACGTCCCGGAACTGGGCGAGATCCAGGAGACCCTGCTGATCCCCCTGTACGCCCGCGCGCTGGAGACGAGGAAACGCCACGGGATGCTCAGCGACCCCAAGGCGGTGGAGATGGTCGAGTCCCTCGACTACGACTTCTCCCGCTTCGACGGCGCCCGCAGCCTCGTCGGCTCCAATCTGCGCACCCTGCTCTTCGACCACTGGGTACGGGCGTTCCTCCAGGAACACCCCGGCGGGACGGTCGTGGAGCTGGGCACCGGCCTCAACACCCGCTTCGAACGCCTCGACACCGGGCACGTCCACTGGTTCGACCTGGACCTGCCCGATGTGACGGCCCTGCGCCGCCGCTACTTCACCGACACCGACCGCCGCCGCACCCTCGCCCTGTCGGTCACCGACCCGGCCTGGACCGACGCGGTGCGGGAGAGCCCCGGCCCGTACTTCCTGGCCGCCGAGGCCGTCCTGATCTATCTGCCCGAGGACCAGGTGCGGGACGTGTTCCGCATGATCGCCGAACGGCTCCCCGGCGCCAGGCTGGCCCTGGAGACCGCGTCCTCCCACATGATCGACGGCCAGGACCGGCACGACGTCCTCAGCAAGGTCGCCGCCCGGATGGTCTGGCGCTGCGACGACCCCGCCGCACCCGCCGC includes:
- a CDS encoding class I SAM-dependent methyltransferase — its product is MPDTHPASPSGEPKHVPELGEIQETLLIPLYARALETRKRHGMLSDPKAVEMVESLDYDFSRFDGARSLVGSNLRTLLFDHWVRAFLQEHPGGTVVELGTGLNTRFERLDTGHVHWFDLDLPDVTALRRRYFTDTDRRRTLALSVTDPAWTDAVRESPGPYFLAAEAVLIYLPEDQVRDVFRMIAERLPGARLALETASSHMIDGQDRHDVLSKVAARMVWRCDDPAAPAAWHPSVTLEDTRTFARLPAEVRRAVPQPTRALLSLLARVRRADIEAYRFNVYGFGDRTG
- a CDS encoding DUF7144 family membrane protein; this translates as MSSTTPPPAGTPRTDRPDHRRDSWITGGTVFAGVLMIVSGVLSVLNGIAALAKDDVYARVGDYVFGFSLTSWGWIHIVLGVLVAIVGYGILKGADWARATGVGLAALSVVLNFMWLPYLPLWALISIAIGIFVIWALCSGAGREERVL